The following are encoded together in the Monodelphis domestica isolate mMonDom1 chromosome 5, mMonDom1.pri, whole genome shotgun sequence genome:
- the ICA1 gene encoding islet cell autoantigen 1 isoform X1, with amino-acid sequence MRKLRQAGKGLPGAPFWWCPRGWPARWGPQRARHAGKEGEKDLALAHRSRLTSGRLGRAPSGSLAAEGPMEGPRCYGRDLYEQQHGQSRDKSVVNKMQQKYWRTKQALIKATGKKEDEHVVASDADLDAKLELFHSIQRTCMELLKAIELYQKRICFLSQEESELGRFLRSQGSQDKTRAGKMMQATGKALCFSSQQRLALRSPLCRLYQEVETFRYRAISDTWLTVNRMEQYRTEYRGALLWMKDVSQELDPDLLKQMEKFRKVQAQVRHAKLNFDQLKNDVCQKVDLLGASRCNLLSHVLTTYQTTLLHFWEKTSHTMAAIHESFKGYQPYEFTMLKSLQDPVNKILEKAEKERAQKESPERKPQQPEQLISLEVENPDKKCALTEDRKGACTALGAPCRRAQCSGAISELLDLGPGETGASSAEFEGPDKDDMQLLHEILHASSLDDSDFSKEWTAVFGDEPPPEPEAASGLAEPEPGPPAASSFLPSQLLDKKMHEGQVTLPGWRGAPGSPPAVLKSAEAPKPAGQSGVTQLVKEPEKVTRDLTAWFSLFADLDPLSNPDAIGKTDKEQELLNA; translated from the exons atgaggaaactgaggcaggcggGGAAGGGACTTCCAGGGGCTCCTTTCTGGTGGTGCCCCCGGGGTTGGCCTGCCAGATGGGGCCCCCAGCGGGCAAGGCATgctgggaaagagggagagaaggacctGGCTCTGGCCCATCGGTCTAGACTGACCTCGGGACGCCTGG GCCGTGCTCCCAGTGGCTCTCTGGCCGCAGAAGGACCCATGGAAGGCCCCCGCTG ctaCGGCCGGGACCTCTACGAGCAGCAGCACGGCCAGAGCCGGGACAAGTCGGTGGTGAACAAGATGCAGCAGAAGTACTGGAGGACCAAACAGGCCCTGATCAAGGCGACGGGCAAGAAGGAGGACGAGCACGTGGTGGCCTCCGACGCCGACCTGGACGCCAAGCTCGag CTCTTCCACTCCATCCAGAGGACCTGCATGGAGCTCCTGAAGGCCATCGAGCTCTACCAGAAGAGGATCTGCT tcttgtcccaAGAGgagagtgagctgggcaggttcctGCGCTCCCAAGGCTCCCAGGACAAGACTCGAGCTGGGAAGATGATGCAGGCCACGGGGAAGGCCCTGTGCTTCTCCTCCCAGCAGAG GCTGGCTTTGCGCAGTCCCTTATGTCGCCTCTACCAAGAGGTGGAGACGTTCCGGTACCGGGCCATCTCGGACACATGGCTGACCGTGAACCGCATGGAGCAGTACCGGACCGAGTACCGAGGGGCCCTGCTCTGGATGAAGGACGTGTCTCAGGAGCTCGACCCCGACTTGCTCAAGCAGATGGAGAAGTTCCGCAAG GTCCAGGCCCAGGTGCGCCATGCCAAACTCAACTTCGACCAGCTCAAGAACGACGTGTGCCAAAAAGTGGACCTCCTCGGGGCGAGCCGATGCAACCTGCTGTCGCACGTGCTCACCACCTACCAG ACCACCCTGCTTCATTTCTGGGAGAAAACCTCACACACCATGGCAGCTATCCACGAGAGCTTCAAAGGGTACCAGCCCTACGAGTTCACTATGTTGAAG AGTTTACAGGACCCTGTAAACAAAATCCTAGAAAAGGCTGAAAAGGAACGAGCCCAGAAGGAAAGCCCAGAGAGGAAGCCCCAGCAGCCAGAGCA GCTGATCTCACTGGAAGTGGAAAACCCCGACAAGAAATGCGCCTTAA CCGAGGACAGGAAGGGCGCCTGCACGGCCCTCGGAGCGCCGTGCCGCCGTGCCCAGTGCTCAG GAGCCATCAGTGAACTGCTGGACCTGGGCCCGGGAGAGACAG GCGCCTCCTCGGCGGAGTTCGAAGGGCCGGACAAGGACGACATGCAGCTGCTGCACGAGATCCTCCACGCGTCTTCCCTGGACGACAGCGACTTCAGCAAGGAATGGACAGCCGTGTTCGGGGACGAGCCGCCCCCGGAGCCCGAGGCCGCCTCGGGGCTAGCCGAGCCCGAGCCAGGGCCGCCGGCCGCTTCCAGCTTCCTCCCGTCGCAGCTGCTGGACAAGAAGATGCACGAAGGCCAGGTGACCCTGCCAG GCTGGAGAGGGGCCCCGGGCAGTCCCCCGGCCGTCTTGAAGTCAGCGGAGGCCCCGAAGCCCGCCGGCCAGAGCGGCGTCACCCAGCTGGTGAAAG AGCCAGAGAAGGTGACCCGAGATCTGACGGCCTGGTTCAGCCTCTTCGCTGACCTCGACCCGCTGTCCAACCCGGACGCCATCGGGAAGACGGACAAGGAGCAGGAGCTGCTGAACGCCTGA
- the ICA1 gene encoding islet cell autoantigen 1 isoform X2, with product MEGPRCYGRDLYEQQHGQSRDKSVVNKMQQKYWRTKQALIKATGKKEDEHVVASDADLDAKLELFHSIQRTCMELLKAIELYQKRICFLSQEESELGRFLRSQGSQDKTRAGKMMQATGKALCFSSQQRLALRSPLCRLYQEVETFRYRAISDTWLTVNRMEQYRTEYRGALLWMKDVSQELDPDLLKQMEKFRKVQAQVRHAKLNFDQLKNDVCQKVDLLGASRCNLLSHVLTTYQTTLLHFWEKTSHTMAAIHESFKGYQPYEFTMLKSLQDPVNKILEKAEKERAQKESPERKPQQPEQLISLEVENPDKKCALTEDRKGACTALGAPCRRAQCSGAISELLDLGPGETGASSAEFEGPDKDDMQLLHEILHASSLDDSDFSKEWTAVFGDEPPPEPEAASGLAEPEPGPPAASSFLPSQLLDKKMHEGQVTLPGWRGAPGSPPAVLKSAEAPKPAGQSGVTQLVKEPEKVTRDLTAWFSLFADLDPLSNPDAIGKTDKEQELLNA from the exons ATGGAAGGCCCCCGCTG ctaCGGCCGGGACCTCTACGAGCAGCAGCACGGCCAGAGCCGGGACAAGTCGGTGGTGAACAAGATGCAGCAGAAGTACTGGAGGACCAAACAGGCCCTGATCAAGGCGACGGGCAAGAAGGAGGACGAGCACGTGGTGGCCTCCGACGCCGACCTGGACGCCAAGCTCGag CTCTTCCACTCCATCCAGAGGACCTGCATGGAGCTCCTGAAGGCCATCGAGCTCTACCAGAAGAGGATCTGCT tcttgtcccaAGAGgagagtgagctgggcaggttcctGCGCTCCCAAGGCTCCCAGGACAAGACTCGAGCTGGGAAGATGATGCAGGCCACGGGGAAGGCCCTGTGCTTCTCCTCCCAGCAGAG GCTGGCTTTGCGCAGTCCCTTATGTCGCCTCTACCAAGAGGTGGAGACGTTCCGGTACCGGGCCATCTCGGACACATGGCTGACCGTGAACCGCATGGAGCAGTACCGGACCGAGTACCGAGGGGCCCTGCTCTGGATGAAGGACGTGTCTCAGGAGCTCGACCCCGACTTGCTCAAGCAGATGGAGAAGTTCCGCAAG GTCCAGGCCCAGGTGCGCCATGCCAAACTCAACTTCGACCAGCTCAAGAACGACGTGTGCCAAAAAGTGGACCTCCTCGGGGCGAGCCGATGCAACCTGCTGTCGCACGTGCTCACCACCTACCAG ACCACCCTGCTTCATTTCTGGGAGAAAACCTCACACACCATGGCAGCTATCCACGAGAGCTTCAAAGGGTACCAGCCCTACGAGTTCACTATGTTGAAG AGTTTACAGGACCCTGTAAACAAAATCCTAGAAAAGGCTGAAAAGGAACGAGCCCAGAAGGAAAGCCCAGAGAGGAAGCCCCAGCAGCCAGAGCA GCTGATCTCACTGGAAGTGGAAAACCCCGACAAGAAATGCGCCTTAA CCGAGGACAGGAAGGGCGCCTGCACGGCCCTCGGAGCGCCGTGCCGCCGTGCCCAGTGCTCAG GAGCCATCAGTGAACTGCTGGACCTGGGCCCGGGAGAGACAG GCGCCTCCTCGGCGGAGTTCGAAGGGCCGGACAAGGACGACATGCAGCTGCTGCACGAGATCCTCCACGCGTCTTCCCTGGACGACAGCGACTTCAGCAAGGAATGGACAGCCGTGTTCGGGGACGAGCCGCCCCCGGAGCCCGAGGCCGCCTCGGGGCTAGCCGAGCCCGAGCCAGGGCCGCCGGCCGCTTCCAGCTTCCTCCCGTCGCAGCTGCTGGACAAGAAGATGCACGAAGGCCAGGTGACCCTGCCAG GCTGGAGAGGGGCCCCGGGCAGTCCCCCGGCCGTCTTGAAGTCAGCGGAGGCCCCGAAGCCCGCCGGCCAGAGCGGCGTCACCCAGCTGGTGAAAG AGCCAGAGAAGGTGACCCGAGATCTGACGGCCTGGTTCAGCCTCTTCGCTGACCTCGACCCGCTGTCCAACCCGGACGCCATCGGGAAGACGGACAAGGAGCAGGAGCTGCTGAACGCCTGA